In a single window of the Prochlorococcus marinus XMU1412 genome:
- a CDS encoding PRC-barrel domain-containing protein — MKLPKEILLSELLNYCVKGNMVLNYGNGENVWMHPPVHRILGWYSRPSNFDLKRNVWRLNQISQIIDNEIYVKGDPAISDLATLNRFPTLIDANLINVNGSKIGVIADFLFEMKTGKILYYLVSRSNPKIPGSSRWKLNIENINDQQPGLVFCEINSLDDLSLIKSSIKNEFMQKGKKIIDRFDDMKNIASNRLEDWLEEDEDINRNLDFKQKSFYNEDRTSMPFSEKKEDDPWI; from the coding sequence TTGAAATTACCTAAAGAAATTTTATTAAGTGAATTACTAAATTATTGTGTTAAGGGGAACATGGTCCTTAATTACGGAAATGGTGAAAATGTTTGGATGCACCCTCCAGTTCATCGAATTTTAGGATGGTACTCTCGCCCTTCAAATTTTGATTTAAAAAGAAATGTTTGGCGATTAAATCAAATTTCTCAAATAATAGATAATGAAATATATGTTAAAGGTGACCCAGCTATTTCTGATTTAGCAACTTTAAATAGGTTTCCAACTTTAATAGACGCTAATCTTATAAATGTAAATGGATCAAAAATAGGAGTTATTGCTGATTTTTTATTTGAAATGAAAACAGGTAAGATTTTATATTATTTGGTTTCTAGATCTAATCCAAAAATTCCAGGTTCTAGTAGATGGAAATTGAATATTGAAAATATTAATGACCAACAACCTGGATTAGTATTTTGTGAAATTAATTCTTTAGATGATTTATCTTTAATAAAATCAAGTATTAAGAATGAATTTATGCAAAAAGGAAAAAAAATTATTGATAGATTTGATGATATGAAAAATATTGCTTCTAATAGATTAGAGGATTGGCTTGAAGAAGATGAAGATATTAACCGAAACTTAGATTTTAAACAAAAAAGTTTTTATAATGAAGATAGAACATCCATGCCGTTTAGTGAAAAAAAAGAAGATGACCCTTGGATATAA
- the dnaN gene encoding DNA polymerase III subunit beta → MEIICNQNELNYAIQLVSKAVASRPTHPILANILLTADEGTNKISVTGFDLNLGIQTSFDGTVKNSGAITIPSKLLSEIVNKLPNETPVSLKVDGDSDNILIKSDRGSFNIKGIPSDEYPNLPFVESGTSLNIDPSSFLKALKSTIFASSNDDSKQLLTGVNFTFKPNYLESASTDGHRLAVALIGNEELIEHKENLSSNDGNLSVTIPTRSLREIEKLVSLRSSENSIKLFYDKGQVVFISSSQIITTRTLEGTYPNYSQLIPDTFSKILNFNTKKLIDALERIAVLADQQSSVVKIKLDNTDLASISADAQDIGNANESIPVSYNGENFDIAFNVRYLLEGLKVISSENVLLKCNIATTPAVFVPEDNLNSFTYLVMPVQVRS, encoded by the coding sequence ATGGAAATTATTTGTAATCAAAATGAATTAAATTATGCTATACAACTTGTGAGCAAAGCAGTTGCTTCAAGACCAACGCATCCAATTCTTGCAAATATACTTTTAACAGCTGATGAAGGAACTAATAAAATTAGTGTGACAGGATTTGACCTTAATTTAGGAATTCAAACTTCTTTTGATGGAACTGTTAAAAATAGTGGAGCCATCACTATACCTTCAAAACTTTTATCCGAAATAGTAAATAAATTACCTAATGAAACTCCTGTTTCTTTAAAAGTTGACGGTGATTCAGATAATATTTTAATAAAAAGTGATAGAGGTTCTTTTAATATTAAGGGGATCCCCTCTGATGAATATCCTAATTTGCCATTTGTTGAAAGTGGTACTTCTTTGAATATTGATCCAAGTTCTTTTTTAAAAGCTTTAAAATCTACTATTTTTGCGAGTAGTAATGATGACTCAAAGCAATTACTTACAGGTGTTAACTTTACTTTTAAACCAAATTATTTAGAGTCTGCTTCTACTGATGGTCATAGATTGGCTGTTGCTTTAATAGGTAACGAAGAACTTATCGAGCATAAAGAAAATTTATCTTCAAATGATGGTAATTTGTCAGTAACTATTCCAACTAGATCATTAAGGGAAATCGAAAAACTAGTATCTTTGAGAAGCTCAGAAAATTCAATAAAACTTTTCTATGACAAAGGTCAAGTAGTATTTATTTCCTCTAGTCAAATAATTACTACTAGGACCCTTGAAGGTACTTATCCTAACTATTCACAATTAATTCCTGATACTTTTTCTAAAATTCTGAATTTCAATACAAAAAAATTAATTGATGCACTTGAAAGAATTGCTGTTTTAGCTGATCAGCAAAGTAGTGTTGTAAAGATTAAATTAGATAATACAGATTTAGCTTCTATCAGTGCAGATGCCCAAGATATTGGAAATGCAAACGAATCAATACCTGTTTCTTATAATGGAGAAAATTTTGATATTGCATTTAACGTTAGATATCTATTAGAAGGTTTAAAAGTTATTTCTTCTGAAAATGTTCTATTAAAGTGTAATATTGCAACTACTCCAGCTGTTTTTGTTCCAGAGGATAATCTTAATTCTTTTACTTATTTAGTTATGCCTGTCCAGGTTCGTTCTTAA